One genomic region from Kwoniella dejecticola CBS 10117 chromosome 1, complete sequence encodes:
- a CDS encoding mitochondrial 37S ribosomal protein uS17m produces MPYKPNHIFQGVVTKVGAMRKTATVTVERVFEHPKILKEIKRHKKYLVHDENEVARLDDKVTIIHGLRTSKTKSFRLHSIQSRDTRKYPNDPIPQIIAEPNVKPSKRTGVLDALKEQEQVSAAV; encoded by the exons ATGCCATACAAACCGAACCACATCTTCCAAGGCGTCGTGACGAAAGTAGGAGCAATGAGGAAGACAGCGACAGTGACG GTGGAACGAGTGTTCGAGCATCCTAAGATattgaaagagatcaagaggCATAAGAAGTATTTAGTCCACGACGAGAacgaag TCGCCCGACTAGACGACAAAGTCACCATAATACACGGCCTGCGCACCTCCAAAACCAAATCATTCAGATTACATTCGATACAATCGCGAGACACGAGGAAATACCCCAACGATCCTATACCGCAGATAATAGCGGAACCCAATGTGAAGCCAAGTAAAAGGACGGGCGTTTTGGATGCTTtgaaagagcaagagcaagtaTCGGCTGCTGTATAA